The Mixophyes fleayi isolate aMixFle1 chromosome 1, aMixFle1.hap1, whole genome shotgun sequence genome includes a region encoding these proteins:
- the LOC142103698 gene encoding vomeronasal type-2 receptor 26-like has product MDLFLKRNHDVSISSGYREKIPQANCKEKCLPGYRTSTSKGFLACCSACAPCSDGHVSNITDSKICHKCPDEEWPDEGRVKCIPKSYEFLSYEEDIIASCFSVATILCCFITCFIIRKFKVFWDTPIVKANNRPLSFILLVSILLSFLCVFLFLGRPVDITCIMRHTLFGVFFSTAVSSVLAKTVTVCIAFKATKPGSSWRKWTGVKISNSIVLTCSCVQVLICVLWLSLSPPYQDYDMFTYIGKIIIQCNEGSVIWFYSVLGYLWILAALSFFLAFMVRTLPDSFNEAKYITFSMLVFCSVWIATIPAYLSTKGKYMVAVEIFAILTSSAGILGCIFFPKLYILLLKPELNSRKHMLQRTNVLCSTYSC; this is encoded by the exons ATTCCACAAGCCAATTGTAAAGAAAAGTGTCTTCCTGGGTACAGAACATCTACCAGTAAAGGATTCCTTGCCTGCTGCTCTGCCTGTGCCCCATGTTCTGATGGACACGTGTCTAATATAACAG ATAGTAAAATCTGCCACAAATGTCCTGATGAAGAGTGGCCTGATGAAGGAAGAGTGAAATGTATTCCTAAAAGCTACGAGTTTCTGTCGTATGAAGAGGATATTATAGCTTCATGCTTCTCTGTAGCAACAATATTATGTTGTTTTATCACATGTTTTATAATAAGAAAATTTAAAGTGTTTTGGGACACTCCAATTGTGAAAGCCAATAACCGACCTCTGAGCTTCATTCTCCTGGTCTCCATCTTGCTGAGCTTCCTCTGTGTGTTCTTGTTCCTCGGCCGGCCGGTGGATATAACCTGCATTATGAGACACACTCTATTTGGGGTTTTCTTCTCCACTGCTGTCTCTTCTGTACTGGCCAAGACTGTAACCGTCTGCATAGCTTTCAAAGCCACCAAACCTGGCAGTTCCTGGAGGAAGTGGACAGGAGTCAAAATATCCAATTCTATAGTCTTGACTTGTTCTTGTGTTCAAGTTTTGATTTGTGTTCTGTGGCTGTCACTGTCTCCACCTTATCAAGATTATGACATGTTCACTTATATTGGGAAGATCATCATTCAGTGTAATGAAGGGTCAGTTATTTGGTTCTACTCTGTTTTGGGTTATTTATGGATTCTAGCGGCATTGAGTTTTTTTCTGGCTTTCATGGTGAGGACATTACCAGACAGCTTTAATGAGGCCAAGTACATCACCTTCAGCATGCTGGTGTTCTGCAGTGTCTGGATTGCAACGATCCCGGCCTATCTGAGCACTAAAGGGAAATACATGGTGGCTGTGGAGATTTTCGCCATATTGACCTCAAGCGCTGGAATTCTTGGCTGTATATTTTTCCCAAAACTCTACATTCTGCTTCTAAAACCTGAGCTGAACTCCAGAAAGCACATGTTACAGAGAACCAATGTGTTATGCAGTACTTACAGCTGTTAG